The Enterobacter asburiae genome window below encodes:
- a CDS encoding helix-turn-helix transcriptional regulator, translating into MTPFIPNAGYQVIVLSRNTFLWLGLTSMISTAVTPRPEMYWIHDVNPEGLLHLQERLLNTHTGENWLVFTDAARVCDVHACLRNERVRVVADNLSFAQLSHCFSDTTFAIENAATLSHQERRVCMLLHKGFSPVRIAKIMNKSPKTIYTHKRNAMNKFCCHSLAEFHRKLCLLDAQSFAL; encoded by the coding sequence ATGACCCCTTTCATTCCGAATGCTGGTTATCAGGTTATCGTTCTGAGCAGGAATACGTTTTTATGGCTTGGCCTCACTTCGATGATCTCGACGGCCGTTACCCCTCGCCCGGAGATGTATTGGATCCATGACGTTAATCCTGAAGGGCTTTTGCACCTGCAGGAACGGCTGCTCAATACACACACTGGAGAGAACTGGCTGGTATTTACGGATGCCGCGCGGGTCTGCGACGTTCACGCCTGCCTGCGCAACGAGCGGGTCCGAGTGGTCGCGGACAACCTCTCGTTTGCGCAGCTAAGCCACTGTTTTAGCGACACGACATTCGCCATCGAAAACGCCGCCACGCTCTCGCATCAGGAGAGGCGGGTTTGCATGTTGCTCCATAAAGGATTCAGTCCGGTTCGCATCGCAAAAATCATGAATAAGTCCCCTAAAACGATCTACACCCACAAGCGTAACGCGATGAACAAATTTTGTTGTCACAGCCTGGCGGAATTCCATCGAAAACTCTGCCTGCTGGACGCTCAGTCATTCGCTTTGTAA
- a CDS encoding EAL domain-containing protein translates to MLTGYKFESIRALRSENVIAWEVLSTAKPHVNLEDYFGSMPATQRKAHFFAQLRHAMFCKDGDKYYLNATSDLLLETDFLDRLKEETPCPERLAIEVTDLHTMVQLEDTQSQALRKCIATLHQWGIEVWADDVCEDLLPDLLTSQIRFCGIKIDKHTFWNGRIEQAKFLHLTRQCKRVASKVLIEGIETAGDFALARASAADYGQGYLWGRK, encoded by the coding sequence ATGCTAACCGGCTATAAGTTCGAATCCATCCGGGCACTGCGCAGTGAAAATGTGATTGCCTGGGAGGTATTGTCTACGGCAAAGCCCCACGTCAATCTTGAAGATTACTTTGGCTCGATGCCCGCGACGCAGCGTAAAGCGCACTTCTTTGCGCAGCTTCGTCATGCCATGTTTTGCAAGGATGGGGACAAGTATTATCTCAATGCGACATCGGATTTACTGCTGGAAACAGACTTCCTCGACAGGCTAAAAGAAGAGACACCCTGCCCGGAGAGACTTGCTATCGAGGTCACCGATCTCCATACGATGGTCCAGCTCGAGGATACGCAAAGCCAGGCACTGCGGAAATGCATCGCGACGCTCCATCAGTGGGGGATAGAAGTGTGGGCAGACGATGTCTGCGAAGACCTTCTTCCCGATCTTCTGACCAGCCAGATCCGCTTCTGCGGCATCAAAATTGACAAACATACCTTCTGGAACGGGCGGATCGAGCAGGCAAAGTTTCTGCATCTCACCCGCCAGTGCAAGCGCGTCGCCAGCAAGGTGCTGATCGAAGGCATCGAAACCGCGGGTGATTTCGCGCTGGCCCGCGCCAGCGCGGCCGATTACGGCCAGGGCTATCTGTGGGGTAGAAAATGA